The genomic DNA CTTATGTGAACCAGCCAGCACATAAGCGGCAACTGATCCAAGGGAGGTAATCAACTGCGATCAGGGCTCAGCCCTGGGTTCCATTTCGAAAAAGACTGTTCACGCCCTTCCACCACAGCTATAGCACGTCCACCAAAAGAGCGTTACTGCTTCTCATAGACCTCCTCGGTCTCCTGGGCGCTGTCACTGCTCAGGCcaagctccttcttctcaagcaTAACATGATCATTAGTATCCAAGCCCAGCTCGCGAGACTGTTGGACGATCTCTTCAAAGCTGAGCTTCGGCAGGTCGTGGGCGACCCTGAACGGCATCTTCCCTTCGACATGGGCTTTGGCGTAGATGATGTCGACTTCCTCGAGCTCACGGCCGGCTGTCTCGACATAGAAGAAGTAGCCGAAGATCAACCCGACGAAGTTAAACAGTGCGAAGAAGAGATAAACACCCCATGGGCTCTGGCCGGCGAAAAGCGGGGTGAACATGACCACGGCAAAGTTACACATCCAGTTGGTACAGGTTGACGCCGATGCACCCACAGTGCGGGTACGGAGGGGGTTAATCTCTGGCGGGTAGATCCAGGGCAGTGGCAAGAGAGTGAACGCAAAgaaagtgatgaagaggaagataccaACAGCAGCACCCTTGGAATTCTCCTCAGTTTCCTTGATTAGGCAAGCGAACGTAATAACGAAGCTAAGCCCCTGGCCTAGAAAGCCGATCAAGTATAGCTTGCGACGGCCGACTCTTTCAATCATAAAGAAGGACGGGATAGTCGCAAGGGCGTAAACAGACGCAAATACACCGCCCATAATCAGCGACAGATACTTTTCCATATGGAGATTCTCTTGGAAGAGCAATGTCGAGTAGTAGATAGCAGCGTTACAGCCAGTAAACTGCTGGAAGAACTGACCCGAGCAACCGATAAGCAGGCGCTGGAATTCCTGGGTTTTGCCAAAAGTGAAAACCGTCTTCCAGTTTGACTGTTCGCTCTTGGTGGATTCCATGTCCGTTTTGATAAGGTTGAAGTCGTGAAGGACTTGATCGGAATCGGGAGAGGTGCCCTTGATCTTACCAAGAACTTCACAAGCCTCGTTATCAAGTCCTCTCGATACAAACCACGACGGGGAATCCGGGAGCATCAAGGCACCCGTGGCCACAACCAGAGCGAAAAAGATCTGGAGCGCAACAGGGAATCGCCACTGGACGGAGTCCGCGGCGTGCGAGATACCGAAGACCACCCAGTAGGCAATGAACGTGCCACCAGCGATCATTGCGCCCTCGAAACAGACAAGGAAGCCGCGATTGTGAGCGCCGGAGCATTCTGATTGCCAGACCGGGATCGTGGCCGTGTTCATACCATTTCCAATGCCCGATACAACACGGCCAATAACAAACTGACCAACCTCCCATTTACCAGTGTAGCAGACCGTTGTAAGCAAGGCGCCAACGATCAGGATACTGGCACCCATGAAGATCAGGCGGGTGCGGCCGAGTCTATTGCCGCAGAACATGGAGAACAACGCGCCGAAGAAACAGCCAAGCTCATAGCAGGATGTAACAGCACCACGGATGACGTCGATGTAGTGTTTCTCCCCTGCGGTCGGATTGTCGGGCATCTTGAGGATTGGGAAGGAGTTAACAAACTCGTCGCCGTTGAGGAGACCGGCCATCATGCCCTGATTGTAGCCAAAGAGCGAGAATCCAACGACAGCGGCAAAGGTGATGCTCAACCGGAGCGACCGACCACTCAAGCCGCTGGTAGTCGTCCACATGTTGACGGTAGGAACGCAGTATGAGCCGTCAGTTTGCGGGGTGGAGTGGGGTTAGAAGAAAGCTGGGGAAAAAGGAAGTAAGGAGGGAATGTGTACGTGGGAGCAGAAAACTCGGGGTCTTATATACCAATGCGGACTTCTACTGCAACCTTTCGTCGGACCCCAAACAGGAAGGTCCAGCGAAGTTGCCGTGGGTGGGGAACAAGCCAAGGAGCCCCACTCCCTTGGCATGCTGTGGATCCATTTAGTGTGGAGGTGCACACCACAGTTCCACGCTAAGTGGACATTAGCACGTGATGCTCACCCAATCATTCGTATCCAAGATTTTGAGCGCAGGAGTCTATTGGCTTTGAGTCACGTGACGGTACATTGACCAGCGCGATACCATTTCGGTGCATGCCTCCGGTCTTTGTGCTCTTCATCGACTGGTCAGGGCGTGGATGACTACTCTTGAGGCCGTAAGGCCTGATTTCCAGTGTCCACTTTAgatttactccgtagctactccgtactccgtacttaaCATTCTACCCTCTTTGTACTGATGGATTCATGAGGACCCATCCCCCTTTGGGCTTTAGGAGTTAGAAGTCCCTTGGGTTTTGCCCCCTGGAGCGCATGCTAGCTTTCATCCATCCTACTTTTCTCGTTCTCAGTTTCCTGTGCTGCCACCTTGAGCATCGCGTACTCTTCCCTTTGCGACATAGTATACACATATTATGCAACCTTGGAGCCGCCAAGGTCCTGGTTGCCCCAGTATGACGTCAAAAAACCTTGCCAAATTTCGGGTTCCGCGCTAGCAAAATGTGTGTGTTCCACTATTTTACAAATTTTCAGGCCAATGATATTCTTGAATTGGTGGCAAATCACATGGCGCACCGCCAGGGGTAATTTCGCCTGATTTTCTGTTTGTGGGAGGAAAGCCACCCGCCACGGTAACAGGTTACCGCGCGCCACAAAGGTCACAGTGGGGCTTTTTGCATCTGGGGCTGACCATTAGCATGTTGCATTGCACCAGTGGACCAGGACCCCCCGGTCATCTTGGCTTACCTAAACGGCGCCGATCACTTCGGGGGATTTGGGTTATCCTTCCTTATCTAGATTTCTCGGGGTAACACCCGCCAGAAGTTAGATCACAGCCATGCCCTTGACCTTTCTTGGTGTGCTCCCAGGCTCATCGAGTGGTCGACTGGAACGAAAACAATTGACATTGCAAAAGAGGCGTGGCTCTTGCCCCCCCTTTCCAAGGCGACCACCCTTCGTGCTCTAcaatcttctcgtccatATTGGTGTGACTCGAGTAATTTGTGGTTGCGTCCTATGGGGCCTTAGTCACTTCTATTACTTAATTGTCCTCATGGGACCACATTACGTTTTTGCCCTGGGTCTCACTGTAAGCTTATTCGCCGTGTTGTGTCAGCCTATCTGACGGGGCTTGAGAACTTCTCCCGGCTTGAGAACACAATGGGGTATCGGTCAAATTTTGCAATTTTTTGGGGGACTGTGGGTGCATAGAATTTGCAAGATATCTTGTGACAAAAGTAGTTGTACAGAATCCCGTGTTCAAAATGAATACCGAAAGCGAATAGATAGATGATTGCTCTAACTGGTGCCTTGGGCACTCCGGTatctgtacggagtagctggTGATTCGGACCGTGAGATCAGAATTTGAATGTGGGGAGGGTGTGATACCTCGGCAGACAACACGGGATGCGCAAGCGGACCTATTTGTAACTAATGGGTCGGTCAGGGCGGGCAGCAGCCAATCTACATTAAACGGACAGATTACATTTTACCGAACTCCTTGCTCTGTTGACAACTCAGAGAAAGATCTCTAGCTTATTAAATAATGACTAAGTGAAGGCGAACTTCGGCGGAAGGGAACGTCCGTATGTTCCGACAATAACAATGAATCCGGCAACACCGCCATTGGCCCCCGGTCGCCTCTCACGAAAACAGTGAGTGCAAGCATCTCCCGGACTGCAAATGCTTTCCTTTaaggcagaggaggaaagaaaatagaCAGACGAACCCCAGAGGCAGGCAGAGATATGCAAAAGGCTGGAAGCCAAGCTGAGAAGATAGGCAGGAGGCGTGATCTCGCTTCACTTGAGAAGGACTCCAACATGATTCTTTGGCAACCTCAATGTGAGCTTCATATCGAGTATTAAATCCAATAATTGCCCTCTTGTCCAAATCAGACCGAAGCATCTGAATGGCCGGGGAGCCAGGTATTGTCGTGCTTCAGAGAGAAGCCCTTTAGCGACATCTTTGTCCACAATGTCTCTGATGACGGCAACACCTGCCGGAAAGACAGTTCCTGCTGAATGCCAGAGAATTCAGAAATGTTCTACTCCTTTTAGAATATGGTGTTGTTTCCAGCTGAAAGTATGCGATGAACATACCGTACTGCCCCTCGCTTAGTAGCGACTTCTTCAGTGCGTTCTTTCAGGACCTCAACAAGCTCATCCCACACCTTTTGAACCTGCTCTTCGAATCCCGTGGTCAGGTTACGCTTTCAATCGCGAAAACGCTCAGGTAGTGGTGGAATCTTTCGTCCAGAGAAAGTTGAGGACACAAAGGAAGTATTGCCCCCCTGCAAGTGATTGACGACGCTTCATTTGCCACGAGCTGCTTGTCTGTTCCTGGGCGCTTTCCCGCGCGGAAAGTAGGGCATTTTACGCAAGTCGACTACACAGCTCTGATCTTAATGAGGCTAGGCTCTGTAGTTAAGCTCAGAAAATTCGCACGGCTTGCGGTTAGACAGACTAAatcttgcttcttccttgagATGGAGTGAATACTATTCTTTGCGGCTCTTCAGTGGGTCTTTTtaggttgattgattgtaCGCAAGTTTGCCCGGAAAATCGGCTTCTAACAAATAAGGAAATGTCCCGAAGCCAGGGAAGCTGCTGAGCCCGCTAAAGTAGGTTGCCAATCCCATAGGAGGGATGGCTTTTGTTTAAAGTGTTGCAGAGGTGCAGGACACAGTCTTCCGTCTCTCTCGACCCACGCCTCACTACCAACACAGTGACGACACCAAAGCAGACCCTCGGGATCATAGCTGCTCTTGATTGCATGTAGTGCGACCCAAAAAGCGGCCATTGCCAGTCTTGTTCGTATGGATTGGCCCAGATCAGAGCGCCGTTAGCAATCATGGAAACAAATAATGAAGACCGTTGTCCGAATGACAGAAAGACAAAGGTCCACTGCTTTACCTCATTGACGTAGCAACCCGTGTCAGGAGCCAGCTGTCGAAGGCATACCCTTTTCCATACGTCATGTTATGTACAGCCTGTTCACGCAGGGCTGATGGGAGAGATTCATTCCATCTCTGGAAGTCGATTAGGTGCACGACTGAATCCCTCCAGGCTGGGTTCAAGGCATTATCGACGGCAACCTTACTCCCTGTTATAGTGCCAGAGATCGAGGGAGAACGGTTGCTGCATTGTGATCTTGAAGAGAGTACGATTGATACGCATTGCAGCCATGAGTCCATGACCCCAGCCGGTGCTCAACCCGAGGGCACTGAAGGTAAATAACCCAACATGGAGACACCAACACAGCCGCAGGATTACTtaagaaggatgaggatataGTATGTAATGACTAAGAGTTCAATAAGAATAGATAGCTAGTCCAAGACCATGTTACTTGTGATAAAGGTAAATCAGATAAGTTAGTGTATTCTTGACTCACCGAGTCACCAGTCTCAAGGAATCCTCAGTCCTAAGGGTGTGGCCTTGGAACTGATGGGAATGGATCTCTCAGCGGGCAAGAACTTTCCCTCTAATGAGGAATTGTCAGCGGATGTGATAGTAAGGTTATCTAAATGTTATTTAGCTTTAGTTCCTATAGACCATTAAAATCACGGAAGTGAGATTTGAGAGAGATTAAACAATCAGGGCCCCTGGGCACAGGCCTTGGCATATGACTCGTATCCGTGTCTAGGCGTCATCGCGCGAAATCAAATGCGGTTAACACAGCCACTGCTAATGTGGCAGTGCTTTAGTCCAAACTCATTCCTGTCTCTGTTCGCGGGAAATATAAGGACGATCGGGCCCCAGACTCACTAGTCAATGATTGCCTGTTATTCTAGAGCTCAAATTATTTCCATAATCATAATAAGAGTCTGAAATCAGGATGGCTTCGCAGCAGCTCTCTCCCGTCCCTAAGCCACTTGCTCTCTTTGACCGATTCATTGCTCAACAAACTGAGACGATGGCTCTAAAGGAGAAAGTCTTATCCATCTCTGGGGATAGTTTCGATGTGAAACTTGCAAATGGCCAGCCCATATTCCAGATTAAAGCCAAGCATATGAGCCTCTCTGGTCGCAAGTCTGTCTTTGACATGGCGGGTAATCATCTGTTTGATATTGTTAAGGAACATCTGCATATCCATACTACTTTCGCGGCCGTGGATCCCCATGGGAAGAAACTACTCGAAGTCAAGAGCAGCTTTTCTTGTATGTGAGACTTTGGTCTCTTTAGTGTCATTGCTAACTGGTATGTGTACAGTGGTGGGCTCCAAGACAATTGCGACATTTACGTCGTCCAAAACTGGCAGCATAGAAACATTGAAAATGAAGGGTAACTGGTTGGATACTAAGGTTGACATTGTTGATGAAGCCACGGGTGCGGTAGTGGCCCAGATCAACCGCAAGCTGTGGCAAGGGCGTGAGGTATTCTTCGACCAGCAGACCTATGCTGTTTCAGTAGCACGGGGGGTTGACCTGGCATTGATTGCTGCCCTCTGTGTCTGCTTTGATGAGAAGAATAATGAGAAATAGATTGAACGGAGCCATTGAGGATCATCCTTCTGGCGAAATGATTCGTGTCTCCCTCTCTATTATCAGCCGTAACTGACCGTGAAAAGGCAAACAAAAATGATACATAGCCATATCTTCAACTCCACATTGCAGTCAGTCGTTTTTATTAAGCTTGCTAATATCATTTTTCTGTATCAAAATTGGCTTCGATCGCTAAGATTCTTTCTAATTACGCCATGTGTGGCCAGTTGGACACGGTGACCACGAAGCTGAAGCTCGTTCCCTAGCACAATGAAGGGATGGACATCACCACGGCTGCCGACCGCTTGAATGGCAATAGGAGTTGAAGGTCGCAGGTGGTACTTCTAATATGGTGGGGCTGTGGCGGAAGGGCACGTTACTCACGCAATCAGGAACCAGCCTGGAAAGGGTTCTGCAAAATTTAGAGTCAAAGTCGACCTCAATACGGCCATCATCTACCTCTGTTAACGAATTGGCAGCAAACGATCGGGGCGAGTAATTGAGATGCTACCTCTGACACCTGCGCATCTAGAGGCTTCAAGGACCGCATAACTTGGTAGTTGCTCTTTCATGGATGATACAGGCTTTCAGTGTGCTGCGCAATGACAAAGCAGGCGTCTCAACTTATGCTCAGGTTTCTTTGATGAACAAAAGAGCTTCACAGAGCAGACCCGACAGTGTGCACCTCTTATTGCACTGGTGGGGAAGCAGGGAGTCAAGAGCTGAAGTCTGGAACTGGTTATAAGGATATTTCACAGCCTATCTAGAAAGGGGCTTTAGAGAGACAGTCTGTTACTAGGATACATTGGGAGGGGGGCTTTCGTCTTTTGCGACATCTTGACATTCTTGGTTCAGGTGGGCTCTTCGCAGATTATAGTTAGCAACAGTCACACAGAACACAGTGATTGCCAGGCCCGACATCCCAGGAGAAAGAGCATCATATCTCCGCATAAAACACTTCTGAAGTAAGAATTACCTACAATGTATCTGATACCAAAAGCACTGTTTATAGCAACTGTATTGGGAGCACGGACTAATCATCACAATAATCCAGTTGAATCCGGTAAGATGCTTGCTTCGTTCACTCCTACCAACAATGAGGCCGGAGCACTAATCTAACAGTACTTCTCCTTACAGCCGGCGATGCAATCAATGCAACTCAATGGGATGCCGCCCTTGCCAAAGTAAATGATCTCATTGCACAAACAAGCTTAACCGAGAAGGCGTCGATCGTCACCGGCACTGTCGGTTTTGGAGAGCTCTGCCTGTATGATGGGCCGCAGGGTCTGCACTTCGCAGATCTGCGCAGCGTCTTTCCCTCGGAGTTGGCTGCAGCAGCCCCATGGGATAGATGCTACTTGGACGGCGATGGTGAGCGATGGGAGCCGAGTTTCGTGGCAAAGGTGCCCATGTTATGCTTGGATGAGTCGACTTATTCATGGAAGATAGGACGTGGAGCTAACAGAGGCTCTATCTAGTCCCTCAGCCGGTTCCCTTGGGCGCAGCCCATTGGTTTTGGGGGGGGAAGGGTAACTGGGAAGGATTCTTCCCTGATCCTTCTCTCAGGCGTTGCCATGCAGGAGTCTATTCGCAGCGCGCAGGCTGTTGGTATGCAGGCCTGTGCCAAACACTATATTTGGCAACGAACAATAAACCCATCGTACGAATCCTGAAATCAATGGGATAGACGTCGCCGGTGTCTGAGCCAATATCAATGACAGAACTCTGCATGAGCTCTATCTCTGGCTGTTTGCATATGCTGTCAAGGCTGGTATTGCATCAATGATGTGTAGTTACAACAGAGTCAAGCTGACGTATTCCTGCGAAAATTCTCCCTCCTTAAGAAAAATATGAGAGATGAGCTGGACTTCCAAGGGTACGTTATGTCAGACTTTTTTGCGACGCATTCTGGACTGTTCGCCATCAACGCCGGTCTAGACCTAAATATGCCCGGCTATCTATCGGAGGCTGCTTTCAACCATTCATACTTCCAATGTGGTTTCCTGGTATTTGTAATGGAACTATTCCTGAATGGCGGTTGAATGAGATGATCCGTCAAATCCTTACGCCATACTACTATTCCAGCCAGGACCATGAGTACCCTACAATAGACCCATCCTCTTACGCGGTGACCGCAGCAACCTACGGTATCCTTCCTGCTGGTGAGGTCACACCAGCGGGTCGAGATGTTCGGGGTAACCACTCTTTGTTGATCCGCAAAATAGGCTCGGCAGGTACTGTGTTAttgaaaaataaggacaAAACACTTCCAATTCGGCCAGCCTGGGTCATTGGAGTCTTCGGTAACGATGCCCCAGACATCAATGGAGGTCTTCTTCCCGAACAACAACTACGGGCCTAAGATTGGGACCCTCGTCGTCAGTGGAGGGTCAGGCAGTGCCGTTCCGCTTACATTGTTTCGCCTCTCGAGGCCATAAAAGCACGCGCAAGGGATGAGGGCTCTCGCCTGGTTTTATCTCACAGATAAAAAACTCATTGTGGAGGGAAACTTTAACAGCATCTATCCTCGGCCTGATATTTGCTTGGTTTTTCCTCAAGACCCGAGCCCAGGATGGAATTGCTGGCAGAGTCTGGAAGCAGACTGGAATTTGATTCTCGTCGTCAATAATGTTGCCTCTATCTGTCGCAGAACTGTCATTATCACACACTCGGATGGTGTAAATATAATGTCCTGGCAGATAATGAGAACGTCACTGCTATTCTCGCAGCGCATTACTCTCGGCAAGAGTCTAGAAATTCCATCACCGACAACCCAGCCTTAATTACCTTAGGCTTCTATAAAAACCAGCCAATCGGAAGTCGCTAATTCTCCGGATGCATTTAGCCAATAGCATCTCTCCCGTTCCGCGTATCCAAAATACGCGGATCTGATCGCATGGCATGTCGTTGGAAGCTGGAAGTTAGAGCATGGGAATTGGTCCAATTCCTTGTTTCAAGACAGAAACGCAGTAAAGCTTTTTCAAGATCCATCGTTCAATATGCTAGTTAATGTCTGCAGGTCCACGTTGCTGTGGGCCCAGCTGAAACGCCTTCCCTCCTACAGCAGAGCCGGATAAGCAATGGTGATGGTCAGGATGATCAAAATGGCATCTTAGAACTGATTCCAAAAATATCGTTCAAAGGTGCCCGCTAGGCTGCTTGGTGCATCTCATGTATCGGTCATGGACCACGATACTACATATATGGACTCTCTTCCCACGTTCAGCAGCCATCACCACATCCACAcacttgtttcttcttcttctgttaCAGATTGGAACACTCCTCGGAGCGTTATTCATTAGGAAATCT from Aspergillus fumigatus Af293 chromosome 8, whole genome shotgun sequence includes the following:
- the mfsA gene encoding glucose-inactivated glycerol proton symporter STL1, encoding MWTTTSGLSGRSLRLSITFAAVVGFSLFGYNQGMMAGLLNGDEFVNSFPILKMPDNPTAGEKHYIDVIRGAVTSCYELGCFFGALFSMFCGNRLGRTRLIFMGASILIVGALLTTVCYTGKWEVGQFVIGRVVSGIGNGMNTATIPVWQSECSGAHNRGFLVCFEGAMIAGGTFIAYWVVFGISHAADSVQWRFPVALQIFFALVVATGALMLPDSPSWFVSRGLDNEACEVLGKIKGTSPDSDQVLHDFNLIKTDMESTKSEQSNWKTVFTFGKTQEFQRLLIGCSGQFFQQFTGCNAAIYYSTLLFQENLHMEKYLSLIMGGVFASVYALATIPSFFMIERVGRRKLYLIGFLGQGLSFVITFACLIKETEENSKGAAVGIFLFITFFAFTLLPLPWIYPPEINPLRTRTVGASASTCTNWMCNFAVVMFTPLFAGQSPWGVYLFFALFNFVGLIFGYFFYVETAGRELEEVDIIYAKAHVEGKMPFRVAHDLPKLSFEEIVQQSRELGLDTNDHVMLEKKELGLSSDSAQETEEVYEKQ
- a CDS encoding LURP-one-related/scramblase family protein; the encoded protein is MASQQLSPVPKPLALFDRFIAQQTETMALKEKVLSISGDSFDVKLANGQPIFQIKAKHMSLSGRKSVFDMAGNHLFDIVKEHLHIHTTFAAVDPHGKKLLEVKSSFSLVGSKTIATFTSSKTGSIETLKMKGNWLDTKVDIVDEATGAVVAQINRKLWQGREVFFDQQTYAVSVARGVDLALIAALCVCFDEKNNEK
- a CDS encoding putative beta-glucosidase, encoding MWFPGICNGTIPEWRLNEMIRQILTPYYYSSQDHEYPTIDPSSYAVTAATYGILPAGEVTPAGRDVRGNHSLLIRKIGSAGTVLLKNKDKTLPIRPAWVIGVFGNDAPDINGGLLPEQQLRA